The genomic interval taaatttatttttattaaaaaaaaattataactgtAATACTTTCTCTCAAGAGAGCATCTTTTGAAGCTAACGTGCCACGTTATGACAGAGAAAGTTAAACATTTGTTACAATTTGGAGATAAAACCACGTGGGCCGGTGGACCCATGGGCGGACATAAGAGCCTGGTGGTGCAATGGCATTGGTTAGGTAGGGACAGCAGCCTGTGGATGACTTTGTCCTGATTTTCGAAAGTTACTTTAGAGCAACGTGGGAGGCAATGAAACGTTGCAGGAGCCGAAGAGGACAAAGATTGTTTATTTTATGCACTGCACTTGCTGATGAAGCCTGTCAAATGCAATGTATAATgtatttgtttagatttgtatGTCTGTCTGATATCTTCAATCGCGGAAGAACTAAGACCCCAAGTGAGAGTTCTTGTTGTAATATTCCCACGTAAAAAAATAGCATTTCAGGTTAATTTTCCAGTTGAGTATAATAATTACTAGGAAGCATTTGGAGGTGTCCTTGCTCTGAAGATAGATGATGTTCTTCATCCtaaatttaatcatattttaatagatttataaGATCATTTTTAAGGTGTACCACATCGCCCGAACAATAAAATCCATCGATAAAGAGTCATAAAATACACACTGATCATTGCTACATCACTTTCTACCTCACTATGATGTTACTCGAGTGCTTGGAGATAATTCTCCTAGCAAAGACCAGCATCAGGCCCACACTGACACTTCTTCAcctgctttctctctctctctctctctctctctcttccaaagTCTGAAATCTTTCCGAAACAGCAACAAAACTTGAATCTTGAAACACACTGACAAGCATGACGATGAACAAGAACATGAGAAGATTTAATGAACAACAAATCAAGTCGCTGGAAGTTATGTTCGAGGCAGAGTCAAGACCAGAGGCTCAGATAAAACACCAGCTAGCTAACGAGCTTGGACTGCGACCTCGCCAGGTTGGTATATGGTTCCAGAACCGGAGGGCTAGATTGAAGACTAAGCAGGTCGAGCGGAACTGCTGCATATTAAAAGCTAGTTATGATAGTCTAGCTTCCAACTTCGAGTCATTACAAAGAGAGAACCGGGAACTCCTACTCCAGGTATCATTTATATCCCTAGTTGACTAAACGAGTCTTCAGAAAATAACTAGTTAACTAAAGAAGTCGCTGATTAAGTTTGTTTTGAGGTTTACAAAAGTTGCAGAAACTGAAAAAACAGCTGGGTAAGGGGCATGGGAACGAGAAAGGAAGAGATCCTATGTTTGAATCAAAAGAAACTCCCAGAATTCTATCAGAAAGTGCCGACCAGAAAACCAACATGCTTCTGGGCGATGTTAACTGCAGACATGCTGAGTGCACTGTGGACGAAACTGGCATTCAGAACATCGCACAACCCATGGATGGTTCCCAAGCATCACCAGGAGATCGGCACAGTTTAGAGTGCAGTTGTTTACCGGATGAGTCAGGTGGGAATTCACAGTGGTGGGAGTTATGGTCTTAATGAATTGCCCTACCACTTCAATTTCCAAACATATGTATGACAGTATATTCCTATGGTGAAATGGAATCCTTTGGTCAGCCATTGCATCAATATGAAACACGTATATtcaaatataagaatttaacACTCCAGACAAAGTGTCCAACACTAAAATTTGATAATGGTAAGAATGACTAAATCCAGGATCTTAGAAGTTTTCAGTCCTATAAGTGTAGCTTCTCTACCTTACGTTCAGGTAGAATCTCTGAGTAAAATAAAGTCCAAAGCGAATAGGAAAGGTTTTGAAAACAAGAGGAGAAAGTCAACTCATGATGGAAAGGTAAGATGAAAGGAATTGTAGCAGTAGGAAGAAACTCCCATCAGCAGATGCGTGCTTCTATGCACGTGTTGTGAATGCATAGGTATGAACTCCTTAATCACGTAATAATCTATGGGAGGACTCATCTAATCGACAACGAAGAAGTTAAAAGCCTTCAAGAACTTCATAATATTTAGTAGGGCTATAACAAAGTCATATCTCTCCTCTAAACTCTAGatggttttctttcaaataGATGTAGCCATTTGCATGGATTCAGGGAAGATCATACATCTATCCACCAAATTAGGATTCCCTCACAATGCACCAAAAATTTACTACTACTTATGGCCATGTTTTTCgccattgattttttaattctcCTAACAAAATCACCAAACACCGACTAAAAAGCTCAGATATCATGTATTGCATACATATCACGTAAccctttttccatttttgttcCACTGATCAAGCTATTTCCAAAAGTATAATTTATCCAATGAGTTTGGTTTTACTTCTGTCTCAACTCTTCGATTGCATCTTTTCACCAGAAAATAATCATAAGATAACATGACGCAAGCGTGCATATGTGTTCAAGTTACGTGGGTAGAGAAGTGTTGATTCCCAAACCaagcaaataaatttataaaaccCAAGTACATGTTATgtgagtaaaaaaaattgaagttattGCATTCCCAAATTTAAGATCAGCAAGTACTGACAagaaagttagaaaaaaaaaaaaatctgttgtaTTATCCATGTATCCATTTGGCTTTTATCAACAATCACAAGATCAAAGACATGCCAAGAGATGGACACTAATAATAACAAAAGATAATACTGACATGGGCGCCTAAAGCTCGGATTTGACCTTCATATCTCCATTTGGTAACATGCTTTGTGCTTGTGCAAGCTTCTTCAAATCCTGCATGAAATGTAGAGAACTCTTAGCATTAGATGGTAAGAATACACAACATTACAAGATAAATAAAAACAGTTTCAGAATATACCTTAAGGTATATGCCTTTTAACCACCGACTAATAACTTGAATAAATAATTAAGTCAAAAATAGGGTGTTAAAATTTCTCATGCCAAGCATTCAGTTACCAATCTCCATCCGAGATTATGCACATAGATGCTCCTATCatttcattcttctttttcGATAATTTGTTGAGTTGCCTTAGCGTCTTATTTCATTCATGAACTCCTTGAAGTCATTACCACCAATAACTAACCACCCCTCATGAGTGAAGGAAATAAGAAGCCAGtccattattttttaaggaAGGTGTGCCAGTGCTTCACATTCAATGTGACAACAGAAGATAATACCAACAAAAGATTGATAACTAAAGAGGTACCCTTCCCAAATAGAGTGGCCTGATCTATAAGCGTGGTGGAAAGAAAATTTGGGGGAGGAggattggaagaaaaaaacaattgaagaaCGGGTATGGACCAATCGAGGAAAATCCGTAGAGACAACCATTCTGAGAAATTAGTGGGCCAATGCAATATAACTTACAGCAGCAGAGGCAGCAGAGGCAGCACGTATTTCTCTGTATGATTCAACTTCATCAGGAAATGCTTGTTCAAGTTCTTCCAAAAGATGTCTGCGTAAAccctgaaaaaataaaaccacacaCAAGCACAAAAACCAATACCTCAACCTTAACCTTACTTGAAACATTGAAATGGAAATAAGTAACTATGCAAATCTGTCATATCAGAGGATATCAAGGCGACCTTAAACGCATCAGTTTTGCCTTTCGTGATCTGATTTTTGGAAATACAGCTGTTTATGACATCCCTTGTGAATTCGTCTGGATTCTTTCCATCATCTATTAAACTAACAGCAGAAGTATAATATCTTTCGGTAAGTAACAGCAGAAGTACAGTATCGGGGAtcagaaaataaggaaaagcCTGAATTCCATCATAAAGAACAATTTCAGATGAAGAAGAGGCAATCATGGGAATAGACTCACTTAAGAACTTCCATAGGAACCTGGATGTTGCACTTCTCAGCTATTTTAACCATGTTGTCAAGCTCCATAACAAGAGAATTGCTGCAGAATAAACCTGCAGCAATCAATTTCTTGATAAACCAAGTAACAACTAAAAGAACAGATCACAGAAAGGACTGCAGAGTGGTACAGGCGTTGGAGAAGAGGAAGCTGAGAGGCAGCATTGAAGGAAGAGACAGTAAGGTAGAGCTGGTGAAGGAGGCCCAAAGTTTTCTGGATAGAGTTGATGACCTGATTCAAGTTTTGCTTTGGATCGTCCAAGGCATTTACTGCTGCCGTATCATTGGCCTGAGAGATCAGCCCAttgccaccaccaccaccaccaccagtcACTGCTGTTGCAGCACCCTGTGATGAATCCATGATGCGTTTTACTTCAAAGACCTCCCCAAATCTCTAGAATATGTATCTGTCACATAAAAGATAAAGAACTTAAAATGTGAATATGAATTAAATAACAGAAGATTTATcataaaatgtttattttcCCTCGGATGTCAAAATCATCAACTTCACTATAAAGATAATACAACCAAAACAATTATGGGTAATTCAAAAAATGTGGAAAACGGAATACCAAGCTGCTTTAAATTATGTTCAAATGGATTTCTCCTATCTAGTCCTCTTTTCAATCTaccaagagaagaagaagaagaaatttaagAAACTTAGTAGCATCAAGTTCTTGGCAATTCAGAGTTATTTTGAAATCGGGAATAGCTACACTTTGCAATTAAGACCCGAGCATTAAGATTGTGGCATGTCGcctattttttatctttattaacGACCAGAATTAAAAG from Juglans regia cultivar Chandler chromosome 2, Walnut 2.0, whole genome shotgun sequence carries:
- the LOC108986125 gene encoding homeobox-leucine zipper protein ATHB-7-like isoform X1; protein product: MTMNKNMRRFNEQQIKSLEVMFEAESRPEAQIKHQLANELGLRPRQVGIWFQNRRARLKTKQVERNCCILKASYDSLASNFESLQRENRELLLQLQKLKKQLGKGHGNEKGRDPMFESKETPRILSESADQKTNMLLGDVNCRHAECTVDETGIQNIAQPMDGSQASPGDRHSLECSCLPDESGGNSQWWELWS
- the LOC108986125 gene encoding homeobox-leucine zipper protein ATHB-7-like isoform X2; this encodes MTMNKNMRRFNEQQIKSLEVMFEAESRPEAQIKHQLANELGLRPRQVGIWFQNRRARLKTKQVERNCCILKASYDSLASNFESLQRENRELLLQKLKKQLGKGHGNEKGRDPMFESKETPRILSESADQKTNMLLGDVNCRHAECTVDETGIQNIAQPMDGSQASPGDRHSLECSCLPDESGGNSQWWELWS
- the LOC108986124 gene encoding mediator of RNA polymerase II transcription subunit 10b-like; the protein is MDSSQGAATAVTGGGGGGGNGLISQANDTAAVNALDDPKQNLNQVINSIQKTLGLLHQLYLTVSSFNAASQLPLLQRLNSLVMELDNMVKIAEKCNIQVPMEVLNLIDDGKNPDEFTRDVINSCISKNQITKGKTDAFKGLRRHLLEELEQAFPDEVESYREIRAASAASAADLKKLAQAQSMLPNGDMKVKSEL